A single genomic interval of Natronoarchaeum philippinense harbors:
- a CDS encoding bifunctional metallophosphatase/5'-nucleotidase, whose protein sequence is MTRLLHYTDLEGVYDDPESFGRLVGCLDTLREDALVVGAGDDMAPSVSTTVIGATAPSAALGALDPDIETFGNHDFDHGVDFALTVASETPATYVSANLRVDGHRFGHGHGVEPWTVRDVDGTRVGVFGVTTTELAAVSDGTLPIEVTDPVAASRDAVAALREAGAEVVVCLAHLGDDQQIARETEVDVICGGHVAPARSERIDGTLLVRPDIEGRSVFEIDLDDREATLHDTDAFPPAERGVDAIHSFRREAGLDEPVARLDAPVELPEYNGAGETRIGNFVADAIRWDGDADVGIYHDGGLRGDRFPAGEVTAFDLASTVPFTDSLCILDVSGDRLRAVLRQLDGRCLGLADERSWFGNVSGARIVRNASDGTLVEATVDGAPIDDDRHYSLALPSYLSTSDHVIDAVGEDDVVRRTDVPVYESVIEYAREFGVAPEVEGRMRER, encoded by the coding sequence GTGACCCGATTACTCCACTACACCGACCTCGAAGGCGTGTACGACGATCCCGAATCGTTCGGACGACTGGTCGGCTGTCTCGATACCCTCCGCGAGGACGCGCTCGTGGTGGGGGCGGGCGACGACATGGCCCCAAGCGTCTCGACGACGGTGATCGGCGCCACTGCGCCGTCGGCCGCACTCGGGGCGCTCGACCCGGACATCGAGACGTTCGGCAACCACGACTTCGATCACGGCGTCGACTTCGCGCTGACGGTCGCAAGCGAAACGCCCGCAACCTACGTCAGCGCGAACCTCCGCGTCGATGGTCACCGGTTCGGTCACGGTCACGGCGTCGAACCGTGGACCGTCCGGGACGTCGACGGAACGCGCGTCGGTGTCTTCGGCGTCACTACGACCGAACTCGCGGCCGTCTCGGACGGGACGCTCCCGATCGAGGTCACCGACCCGGTCGCGGCGTCGCGTGACGCCGTCGCCGCCCTGCGCGAGGCCGGTGCGGAGGTGGTCGTCTGCCTCGCACATCTCGGGGACGACCAGCAGATCGCTCGGGAGACCGAAGTCGACGTGATCTGTGGCGGCCACGTCGCGCCGGCGCGCTCGGAGCGAATCGACGGCACGCTGCTGGTCCGCCCGGACATCGAAGGGCGATCGGTTTTCGAGATCGACCTCGACGACCGCGAGGCGACGCTGCACGACACCGACGCGTTTCCGCCTGCAGAGCGGGGCGTCGACGCGATTCACTCGTTTCGCCGGGAGGCTGGGCTGGACGAGCCCGTCGCCCGACTCGACGCGCCGGTCGAACTCCCCGAGTACAACGGCGCGGGCGAGACTCGGATCGGGAACTTCGTCGCGGATGCGATCCGGTGGGACGGCGACGCCGATGTTGGAATCTACCACGACGGCGGCCTGCGCGGCGACCGGTTTCCGGCGGGCGAGGTGACCGCGTTCGACCTTGCGAGTACGGTGCCGTTTACCGACTCGCTCTGCATCCTCGACGTTTCAGGCGATCGCCTTCGGGCAGTGCTGCGCCAACTGGACGGCCGCTGTCTCGGCTTGGCCGACGAACGGTCGTGGTTCGGCAACGTCTCGGGAGCGCGGATCGTCCGCAACGCGTCCGACGGAACGCTCGTCGAGGCCACCGTCGACGGCGCTCCGATCGACGACGATCGGCACTACTCGCTGGCGCTCCCCAGCTACCTCTCGACGTCGGATCACGTCATCGACGCCGTCGGCGAGGACGATGTCGTTCGTCGTACCGACGTGCCAGTCTACGAGTCGGTGATCGAGTACGCCCGTGAGTTCGGCGTCGCGCCGGAGGTAGAGGGCCGGATGCGGGAACGGTAG
- a CDS encoding DUF2270 domain-containing protein — protein sequence MPDDFDPEDESEREVAQSAAADEERFLGLLPHYYRGEVSQLTTELRRIDQTSDWAVAVMAAIITLTFSGRNTPAYLLFVGIAATCVFLVFESRRYRTYDAWRSRVRLLEENVFANAFDPSGAEHEDWRTEMGDDLRRPTLKITFREALSRRLKRVYGPLLTVLGVAWLVKITLFAGEESTIEAAALPALPGEYVILGVVLFYATVVAVAYWPTERKAKGEFHDEEVGDWKRKK from the coding sequence ATGCCGGACGACTTCGATCCCGAAGACGAATCCGAACGCGAGGTGGCACAGTCCGCGGCGGCCGACGAGGAGCGGTTTCTCGGGCTCTTGCCCCACTACTACCGGGGCGAGGTGTCGCAGTTGACCACCGAGTTGCGCCGGATCGACCAGACCAGCGACTGGGCGGTCGCGGTGATGGCGGCGATCATCACGCTGACCTTTTCGGGCCGCAACACGCCGGCGTACCTGCTTTTCGTCGGCATCGCGGCGACGTGCGTGTTTCTCGTCTTCGAGAGCCGCCGGTACCGGACCTACGACGCGTGGCGCTCGCGCGTTCGCCTGCTCGAAGAGAACGTGTTCGCCAACGCGTTCGATCCGTCGGGCGCCGAGCACGAAGACTGGCGCACCGAGATGGGCGACGACCTCCGGCGCCCGACGCTGAAGATCACGTTTCGGGAGGCGCTTTCCCGGCGGCTCAAGCGGGTCTACGGACCCTTGCTGACCGTCCTCGGCGTCGCGTGGCTGGTGAAGATCACGCTGTTTGCCGGCGAAGAGTCGACGATCGAAGCCGCTGCGCTTCCCGCACTTCCGGGAGAGTACGTGATTCTCGGCGTCGTCCTGTTCTACGCTACTGTCGTGGCGGTCGCCTACTGGCCAACAGAGCGGAAAGCCAAAGGCGAGTTCCACGACGAGGAGGTCGGCGACTGGAAGCGCAAGAAGTGA